GAAGCCTGGGAAGCCGCCGATCAGAAACGGCGCGATGCTCAGGCCGAAGAACGTAAACGTGAAGCGCTGGCACTGCAACAGGCTTCACAGGAGAGCAAATGAGTTCTGTTATTCTTGATCTGCAAATTGCCTGCGCCAGCGAGCAGGGCCTGCCGGCGGAAGCCGATTTTCAACGCTGGCTGGAGGCGGTGCTGCCGCAGTTTCAACCTGAGAGCGAAGTCACCGTACGTCTGGTCGATGAAGCAGAGAGCCGCGAGCTCAATCACACCTACCGCGCTAAAGATAAGCCGACCAACGTGCTGTCGTTCCCGTTCGAGGCGCCGCCGGGTATTGAGCTGCCGCTGCTGGGCGACCTGATCATCTGCCGTCAGGTGGTGGAGCAGGAAGCCGCCGATCAGGAAAAAGCGCTGGAGGCCCACTGGGCGCACATGGTGATCCACGGCAGCCTGCACCTGCTGGGTTATGATCATATTGAAGATGACGAAGCCGAAGAGATGGAATCGCTGGAGACCGAGATAATGCTTGCTCTTGGCTATGCCGATCCGTACATTTCGGAGAAAGAATAAGTAGCGGCACGCTACTCCCCCGGGCGAGGCCTCTGCCGCACCCGGGCCTGTGCCATCCGCCTGCCCCGCCGGGGCAG
This portion of the Erwinia sp. E602 genome encodes:
- the ybeY gene encoding rRNA maturation RNase YbeY — encoded protein: MSSVILDLQIACASEQGLPAEADFQRWLEAVLPQFQPESEVTVRLVDEAESRELNHTYRAKDKPTNVLSFPFEAPPGIELPLLGDLIICRQVVEQEAADQEKALEAHWAHMVIHGSLHLLGYDHIEDDEAEEMESLETEIMLALGYADPYISEKE